A region of Clostridia bacterium DNA encodes the following proteins:
- the pyk gene encoding pyruvate kinase, which translates to MRKTKIICTLGPAVDNEEILKKLIEKGMDVARINFSHGTHEQHKKRVDSFKMIRESFGRPIPLLLDTKGPEIRTGRFETGEVTLKEGDRFVLVNEDIIGDNTKATVTYKELYRDVKRGSRILINDGLVELEVEEIKKKDIFCKVLNGGVIGNNKGINVPGAEIHLPSLTQQDIEDIKFGIENDFDFIAASFVRKASDVIEIRKVLEKHGGQEIKVIAKIENREGIQNFDDIIKVSDGIMVARGDLGVEIPVEEVPVVQKALIEKCYKNGKPVITATQMLDSMIRNPRPTRAEASDVANAIYDGTSAIMLSGETASGKYPVESLETMSKIAEKAEKSIDYWKRFSNKQPEMQSSVTNAISHATCTTALDLKASAIITVTQSGHTARMISRFRPACPVIATTVSPKVQRQLSLSWGIIPYLVREVSTTDEMFDTGVEKALESGLVSNGDLVIITAGVPIGVSGTTNILKVHIVGKVLVQGTGIGGGAVTGELCVARTAEEADNTFTDGNILVVPFTNNAMLPVMKRASAIITEEGGIGSHAAIVGLTLEIPVVVGADNATHILKSGSVVTIDSSRGIVYYGATKV; encoded by the coding sequence AATGAGGAAATACTGAAAAAGCTCATAGAAAAGGGAATGGATGTTGCGCGTATAAATTTTTCGCATGGTACACATGAGCAGCATAAAAAAAGAGTTGATAGCTTTAAAATGATCAGGGAAAGCTTTGGACGTCCTATTCCGCTCCTGCTTGATACGAAAGGCCCTGAGATAAGGACGGGAAGGTTTGAAACCGGAGAGGTTACCCTGAAGGAGGGCGACAGATTTGTTCTGGTAAATGAAGATATCATTGGCGACAATACAAAAGCGACTGTTACATATAAGGAATTGTATAGGGATGTAAAAAGAGGAAGCCGTATACTGATAAATGATGGGTTAGTAGAACTGGAAGTAGAAGAGATCAAGAAGAAGGATATATTCTGCAAGGTTTTGAACGGAGGAGTTATAGGCAACAATAAGGGTATAAATGTACCCGGAGCGGAGATCCATCTGCCTTCATTGACTCAACAGGATATTGAAGATATAAAGTTCGGTATAGAAAATGACTTTGATTTTATTGCCGCATCCTTTGTCAGAAAAGCATCTGATGTCATAGAGATAAGAAAAGTACTGGAAAAGCATGGCGGACAGGAGATAAAAGTTATTGCCAAGATAGAGAATCGTGAAGGGATTCAAAATTTTGACGATATAATCAAAGTTTCTGACGGCATAATGGTAGCAAGAGGAGACCTGGGGGTAGAAATACCTGTAGAAGAGGTACCTGTAGTACAGAAAGCTTTGATTGAAAAATGCTATAAAAACGGAAAGCCTGTAATTACGGCTACTCAAATGCTGGATTCTATGATTAGGAACCCCAGGCCTACCAGAGCAGAGGCAAGTGATGTAGCTAATGCAATATATGACGGGACAAGCGCGATAATGCTTTCAGGAGAGACAGCTTCCGGCAAATATCCTGTAGAAAGCCTTGAAACAATGTCAAAGATTGCAGAAAAAGCAGAAAAATCTATTGATTATTGGAAGCGTTTTTCAAACAAACAGCCTGAAATGCAGTCAAGTGTTACAAATGCCATCAGTCATGCAACATGTACAACAGCACTTGATTTGAAAGCGTCTGCTATAATCACGGTTACGCAGTCAGGGCATACGGCAAGGATGATATCAAGATTCAGGCCTGCATGCCCGGTAATAGCAACAACGGTCAGTCCTAAAGTACAGCGTCAGCTCTCTCTGTCATGGGGTATAATTCCTTATCTTGTCAGGGAAGTATCAACTACGGATGAAATGTTTGACACCGGTGTTGAAAAGGCGTTGGAGTCCGGCCTGGTAAGCAATGGGGATCTTGTTATTATTACTGCGGGAGTGCCAATAGGTGTCAGTGGGACAACCAACATATTAAAAGTCCACATAGTAGGTAAGGTGCTGGTACAGGGGACAGGAATCGGGGGTGGAGCTGTGACAGGCGAGCTGTGTGTTGCCAGAACAGCAGAAGAAGCAGATAATACCTTTACAGATGGAAACATACTTGTCGTACCTTTTACAAATAATGCTATGCTGCCGGTAATGAAGAGGGCTTCTGCAATTATTACCGAAGAAGGCGGGATAGGTTCCCATGCAGCAATAGTAGGGCTTACATTAGAGATACCTGTTGTGGTCGGTGCTGATAATGCTACACATATTCTTAAAAGCGGATCGGTAGTGACTATAGATTCAAGCAGAGGTATAGTTTATTACGGTGCAACCAAGGTTTGA